In Natranaerobius thermophilus JW/NM-WN-LF, the genomic stretch TCGATCCAGATGTTGTTATTAATATTTTAATTAAAGTTTTTTATGGAATTCTAAATGGATTTTTGTCAGCAATATTGGCGATTGGATTTTTACCTTTTTTAGAAAGCGGATTCGGCCTTACTACTTCGGTAAAATTGCTAGAATTAGCGAATCCTAATCACCCTTTATTGAAAAAGTTGCTTTTAGAAGCTCCAGGTACTTACCATCATAGTGTGATTGTGGCAAATTTAGCGGAAACTGCAGCTGATGAGGTAGGAGCTAATTCAATTTTATCTAGAGTTGGAGCTTATTATCACGATATTGGTAAAGTAGCTAGACCATACTTTTTCATAGAAAACCAAGTTGCCAAGGATAATCCCCACGACAAAATTTCACCAACTCTAAGTTCATTAATTATTACATCTCATATAAAAGATGGTGTGGAATTAGCTAAGAAATACAAGTTACCACAAGCAATATTAGATATAATTAAAGAACATCATGGTACTAAATTGTGTAGTTATTTTTATCAAAAGGCCTGTGAATCTCAACAGAAAGCGGAAGATATTAAGGAAGAAGACTTTAGATATGCGGGGCCAAAACCCCAATCTCGTGAATCTGCAATCATCTTACTTGCTGATGCCGTGGAAGCAGCTGTTAGAACTATTTCTTCACCCAATCCGGGTAAGATTAAAGGCCTTGTAAGAAAATTAGTGAAACAGCATTTATCCGAGGGACAGTTAGATGAATGTGATTTGACATTAAGAGATTTGAATAAAATTTCAGATTCTTTTGTGCAGGTTCTGTCGGGCATCTTCCATAGCAGAGTGGAGTACCCTGAAAATTTCCCTGAAAGGAGTACTGTGAATGGAACTACTAATCAACAATCAAACTCAAATGACCCTCAAGGAAGAACAGAAAAAGATGTTAACCAAGATTGTGGAAACAACGCTTCAAAAGGTGAAGAAAGAAATAGCTAACAGCCCCGGGGAAGTTGGATTGATGATAGTAGATGCTGAAACTATTAAAGAGTTAAATAGAGATTATCGTAATCAGTATAAGTCCACTGATGTTTTGTCTTTTCCCCAATACCAAGAAGATGATTTAGTTGAACGAGATTCCGATGATTATTTATTACTAGGAGATATTGTAATTTCGGAATCGGCGGTCTTAGACCAAGCTGATAAATACGGCCATTCTATTGAAAGGGAATTAGCATTTCTGTTTTTACACGGATTGCTTCATCTATTAGGATACGATCATGAAAAAGAGGAAGCACAAAGCGAGGAAGAATCAATGTTCGTTCTTCAAGAGGAAATATTATCAAGTTTAGGAATAACCAGACAATAAATCAGAAATCAGGATTTTACTAATAAATTATCAAGGAATTTAAATCAGGATTTGATAAAGCTAGTAAACCCTTAGTCCCTCTTTAATGTATAAGATAGAACCTACAAGGTTCTTTATGGAGGCTATTTCCATGGAGCGACGTAA encodes the following:
- the ybeY gene encoding rRNA maturation RNase YbeY — encoded protein: METTLQKVKKEIANSPGEVGLMIVDAETIKELNRDYRNQYKSTDVLSFPQYQEDDLVERDSDDYLLLGDIVISESAVLDQADKYGHSIERELAFLFLHGLLHLLGYDHEKEEAQSEEESMFVLQEEILSSLGITRQ